The following nucleotide sequence is from Flavobacterium sp. N1736.
GCTAAAAATTATTCTTTAGAATCAATCTAAATTAAATACCACAAATGGAAGCACAAAAAGTAATAGCATTACAGCAAGAAATTGCAATTGATAATGTGCATGATAAGCATGTTTTTTCGAACAATAATAAATCGATTGGGATTTATAGAAAAAGCATGAAAAAAGCCATTAAAGCAATTGGAAATCACTTAAAAGAAAGGAATACCCCATTTACAGGAACCAGTATTTCAATCATTAAAAAGAAAATTGACAACATTGATATCGAAGAAAATATAAAAGGCAAAAGCCTGGATTATGTTTTAGACGAATTGAAAGACATTTATCTCGACGATTGTATTCATTTTCATAATCCAAAATACATTGCGCATCTTAACTGCCCAATTCTTACGCCGGCACTTGTTGCTGAGGCTTTTATATCATCCTTAAATTCCTCTATGGATACCTGGGATCAAAGTACCGGAGCTACTTTTATCGAATTAAAACTGGTAGACTGGACGCTTGAAAAATTAGGTTATCCAAAAAATGCCGACGGAATTTTTACCAGCGGAGGAACACAATCCAACATGATGGGATTGCTTTTGGCAAGAGATCATTATATTAAAAAACATTACGGAATTGACCCAAAAATGGACGGTTTACCGCCGGAAGCTTCAAAATTCAGGGTTTTATGTTCAGAAGTAAGTCATTTTAGCCTAAAGAAAAACCTGAGTTTATTAGGTTTAGGACAAAATGCAGTAATTCCCGTTGCCGTAGATCCTGATTTTAAGATGAATACCAACGCTTTGAAAAAAGTGATACAACAGCAAAAAGATTTAGGAAACATTCCGATCGCAGTTGTGGGAACAGCCGGAACAACAGATTTTGGTTCTATAGATCCATTGGCAGAAATTGCTGCTGTGGCAAACGAAAACGACTTGTGGTTTCACGTAGATGCAGCTTATGGCGGCGGATTATTGATTAGCGATATTCACAGATATAAACTGGACGGAATTGAATTATCAGACTCAGCAACAATAGATTATCATAAAACTTTTTATCAACCCGTGAGTTCAAGCGGTTTTTTTATGAGAGATAAATCATTCGTCGATTACATAAAATACCACGCCGATTATCTAAATTCGAAAGAACAGGAAGACGAAGGAATTCCAAACATGGTAAAAAAATCAATCCAGACAACACGCCGTTTTGATGCCTTAAAATTGTGGTTTACGCTAAGAATGATCGGAACAAAAGGTTTGGGATCATATATGGAAAAAGCAATCGAAAATGCACAATTTACAGCCAATTTGCTTCGACACAGAGACGATTTTGAAATCATTCATAAACCAGAAATAAGTGCCGTTGTATTTCGTTACACACCATTTAACGGAACTGACTCATCATATTGTGCTGTAAATAGTTACATCCGTAAAGCGATTTTTAACGAAGGAAAAGCCATTATCACAAGCACAAAAGTTTACAATGAAGTATTCCTGAAATTTACCCTTTTAAATCCGTTAACAACGCCTCAGGATATTGAAGAAGTGATCGATTTAATTGTACATCACGGAAATGAATATTCATTAAAAAATTAAAACGATCATGACAAATAAAACATACGATTTCATTGCCGTTGGAGTAGGGCCTTTTAACCTGAGTCTGGCGTGTTTAACTGCGCCAATTGAAAACCTTGATGGTTTGTTTTTTGATAAAAACGAATCCTTCAACTGGCATCCGGGCATGTTGCTGCAGGATACGACCTTGCAAATTCCGTTTATGGCAGATTTAGTGACTTTAGCAGATCCAACAAGTCCGTTTAGTTTCTTAAATTACATCAAACAGCAAGGTAAAATGTATTCGTTTTACATTCGTGAAAACTTTTTATTATTAAGAAACGAATACAATCAATATTGTCAATGGGCGATTAAAAAACTGCCAAATGTATTTTTTAATACCGAAGTTACCGCAATCGAATACGATGAAAATCAGGAACTTTATATTGTAAAAACAGTTGCTGTAAAAACGAATGTTGCAACAATCTACAAGACAAAAAAGATTGTTTTAGGAACAGGAACTGCACCGCATATTCCGAAATCCTGCCAGAATTTAAAAGGAAAAGCAATTCATTCCTCAGCTTATATTCAGAATAAAGCAGAACTTCAAAAACAAAAATCAATCACGGTTTTAGGAAGCGGACAAAGTGCTGCGGAAGTTTTTAATGATCTTTTACAGGAAATTGACGTTTACGGATATCAGTTAAACTGGATTACAAGATCGTCACGTTTTTTTCCGATGGATTACAGCAAGTTAACGCTCGAAATGACCTCTCCGGAATATGTCGATTATTTCTACAATCTTCCGTCAGACAAAAGAGATCATTTGCTAAAAAATCAAAAATTATTGTACAAAGGAATCAATAAAGACTTGATTGCAACGATTTTCGACACGATTTACAACAAAAAAGTAATTACAGAAATTGATGTAAACCTAAGAACAAATGCCGCTTGTACAAAAGCTTCTTTTGATGAAAATAATAAGTCTTTTGAATTAGAATTACATCAGGTTGAACAAGATAAAAGATACCGTCATAAAACCGATGCACTGGTTTTGGCAACAGGTTACGGGTATAAATTGCCTCAGTTTCTTGAAGGAATTGCAAACAGAATTCAATGGGATGAGAAAGGACGTTTTGCTGCCAACAGAAATTACAGTATTGACAATAATGGCAATGAAGTTTTTGTTCAAAATGCAGAATTACACACGCACGGCTTTGTAACACCCGATTTAGGAATGGCTTGTTATCGAAATTCATACATAATCAAAGAAATTACCGGAGTTGAACATTATGCGGTTGAAACCAAAATTGCTTTTCAGGAATTTGGAGTTCCGGCGTCAGAAGTTATAGAGAATTCGGTATTTGAAACAATCGCATAATTATGGAAACAATTCAGAAAAAAAAGAGAGTTTTGGCAATTGATTTTGCCAGAGGTTCAAGTGTAATCCTAATGATGATGGTGCACACCATGTTAATTTACGGCACAATTGCCACACAAACCAATACTGTTTTAGGAGAAATTATTTTGTGGTTAGGGCGCGGAACAACAATGTTTTTGGTTAGCATGGGAATTTCTTTTGTGCTGTCAAGACGACAAAGTTTTCTGGCCGTTTGCAAAAGAGCTTTATACATTTTGGCAATTGGTTACGGAATGAATATTTTGAAATTTCTGGTTCCCGAATTCATTTTTGGCGGACTTCCGAAAGCTTTTATTTCAGCTTATGGCTTACAATCAGGCACTTTACAAACAGGGATTTTCTTTTTGCTTTTAGGCGATATTCTACAACTTGCCGGAATCACTTTGTTTATCATGGGATTAATAAATCATTTTAGCAAAAGCAAATATGTACCGTTAATTGTGGCTTTGCTGATTATTTCGGTTTCAAAAGAATTAAGCGGTTTCAGAGTTGGAATTACGGGTTTGGATTATATCTGCGATTTGTTTTTCAGCAATCAGTTTAATGTCTATTTCCCTGTATTTCCGTGGAGTGCCTTTATTTTAATCGGAATGTTTATGGGAAGATGGTACAAAGAATTAAACGAAAATCAGGAACTATTTTTTAAAAGAATGCTCTTTGTTGGTCTTGGTTTTATAGCCGTTGGAGGAATTTTAAACTTCTCAAATCCTGAATATCATTTTGGCGATTATTATCATTTAGGTCCCGGCGGAAGCATTTTATTACTGGGAACAAATTTGGTTTTATATTGGTTTGTCAACATCATTGTTCATTTGTTTAAAGAAAATAATAGCGTGTTCAATTTACTGACTTTTTGCAGTAAACATGTAACGAGTTTATATGTAATTCAATGGGTTTTGATCAATTGGGGAATGTATGTTTTTGGTTTTTGGCAACACGATCAATGGGTTGTTTTAGGATTATTTCCCGTTGTTATCGCCACAAGTCTAAGCATTCAGATTGCTTACAACGAAATTAAAATATTTTTGGGGTCTGGTAGTACCTCGATTAGACCTAACAGGTTTTTAAAACCTGTTAGGTCTGTATTGAACAATAAAAATTAATCTAAAAAATGAGTACATATAAACCTATTTATAGCACCACAATTCCAGATTTTGGCACAATAGATTTTCGTCCGTTGCAATTAGAAACCGATGCTGAAATTATTTATGATTGGGTCAATCGTGATTATGCCCAATATTGGGGCATGCAGGGAAAAACATTGGAAGAAGTTCGTTTAGAATATGAAAAAATAACCAAAGAATCTGATGTTTTTATTGGATTGGTAAATGGAGAAATTTCTTTTTTATTAGAGCGCTACAATCCAAAACAAGATATTATCAGAAACTATTATGCTGTTCAGGAATATGATTGTGGCATTCATATTATTGTCGCGCCGTCAACAAAACCGGTACATCAGTTTACCTGGCATATTTTTTCGAGTATTATGAAATTTGTTTTCAGAGATTTAACTATTCAACGTATTGTGGTTGAACCGGATATCAGAAATAAAAAAATGTTCGACATCTGTCATCGCGTTGGTTTTGAAGATGCGCATGTAGTCAATTTACCGCATAAAACAGCCTTGCTTGCTTTTTGTACGCGAGAACAATTTATCAAAAAAATAGATTCATTTAACCTCAATTATACCGAAATGAATACCGAAAATCAATTAGAATTTCCCGAAAAAGCCATCACGCATATACAACCCGAAGTGTGGGAAAAAGCCAATCGTTTATTAGTAAAAAAAGCCATTTGTGAGTTTTCGCACGAACTATTAATCGAACCAATATTAGAATCCGGCGTTCAAAATAGTAATAAATACACATTGTTTTCTGATGATAAATCGGTGAAATATACTTTTAAGGCACAACAGCTCGCCATGAATCATTTAAATATAGAAGTTAATTCTATTTCTAAATATATAAATGACGAAGAAATAGCTTTAGACGCCGTTGATTTTATTCAGGAATTCAAAACCAGTTTAGGAATTTCAGAACAATTATTGCCGTCTTACATCGAAGAAATTATCAGTACACTTTACGGAAGCTGTTATAAATTATTAAAAGAAAATTCTACTTCAAAATCATTAGCCAATTCTGATTTTCAAACCATTGAACAAGCCATGATGGAAGGTCATCCGGGATTTGTTGCTAACAACGGCAGAATTGGTTACAACAGCATGGATTACAAAGCCTACGCGCCGGAAGCAGGAAATCCGTTTAAGATTTTATGGCTCGCCGGACATCGCGACAGAACCGTTTATGCGGGAACTAAAAAACTCGATTATGACACACTAATTCAGCAGGAATTAGGTTCAGAAACCATTTCAAAATTCAACGCCACAATCAAAGAAAGAGGACAAAATCCAGCCGATTATTTCTTTATTCCCGTGCATCCGTGGCAATGGTTTAATAAACTGGCTAATTTATTTTCGCCGGAAATTGCCAAAGGAAAACTAATTTGTGTTGGTTACGGACCAGATTTATATCAGGCACAGCAATCCATCAGAACTTTATTTAATTTAAGTAATCCGAAAAAATTCTATACAAAAACCTCACTTTCAATCCTAAATATGGGCTTTATGCGCGGTTTGCCGGTATTTTATTTGGGAACTGCGCCTGAAATGGCTGAATGGCTCGATCAATTATTAAGCGGCGACGCATATTTACAAAAAGCAGGGTTCGGAATGTTGGGCGAAGTCGCTTCTGTAAGTTACATCAATCCGTATTTTGAAAGCTTTGGAAAACACAATCCGTACAACAAAATGATCGCTTCATTATGGCGGGAAAGTCCGGTGGCAAAACTCAAAAACGACGAACAATTGATGACAATGGCGGCATTTTTGCATCTGGATAAAGACGGAAATTCATTATTATCTGAAATCATAAAAGCTTCGGGGTTATCAATAGATTCCTGGCTTTCCGAGTATTTCAAGGTTTATTTAAGCCCGTTATTACATTGCTTTTATCAATATGATTTGGTTTTTATGCCACACGGCGAAAACCTTATTTTAGGATTAGAAAATCACGTTCCGGTGCGTTCTTTTATGAAAGATATTACCGAAGAAGCCGTAATTCTCAATCCCGATGTGGAGATTCCGAAAAACATCGACAGAATTTATGCAGAAGTTCCAGAAGACGTAAAACTACTTTCGATTTTTATTGATGTTTTTGATGGATTTTTCCGTTTTATGTCGGCAATTTTGGTTGCAAGCGATAATTATTCAGAAGATCGTTATTGGGAATTGGTGGCAGAATGTATCTCTGATTATCAGGAACAAAATCCACATTTAGAAGCTAAATTCGAGAAATACGATTTGTTTGCCAATGAATTTCAGCTGTCTTGCTTAAACCGTTTGCAATTAAACAACAATAAAACCATGATCGATCTTGACGATCCAGTGGCGTTGTTACAATTTCAGGGAAAACTGCAAAACCCGATTGCACCGTACAAAAAAATAATCGCTTAAAACCTTAAACAGATGAATAGTATAATAACTCATCCTGAAAATGATGTCTCAACAGCTGTTGTTTTTGTAAAAACGATTCCCGGTTTAGGTGTTTTTGAACTGCGGTCAATTGATATGGAAACAGATATCAAATTGATTCACAATTGGGTCAATCGCGATTATGCGGTTTATTGGGAAATGAATGGATTTTCTGAAGAAGAAGTCAAAAATACGTATTACAATATTTTAGAAAAAGCGCAGGTTTATATGGGCGTTTTTAACGGGAAAGTGGCTTTTTTATTAGAATGTTACGATCCGCAAAACGATTTGGTAGGCAAATATTATGAATCGCAAAAAGGCGATAAAGGCATGCATATTCTGGTGGCACCGTCAGAAAAACCAATCCCGAATTTTACCTGGACTATTTTTACGGTAATTCTTGATTTTATTTTTTCAGATTCAAAAAACAAGCGAATTGTGGTAGAACCTGACGCACGAAATCATAAAATTCATTTACTGAATAAAAGAGCCGGATTTGTTTTTCAGCACGTTCTCGATTTACCGCATAAAAAAGCACATCTCGAATTTTGTACCCGCGAAGATTATTATAAAGCATTACAATCGGTTTAATAACATAAAAATGGAAAAACCAACCCAAAATATACAGCACTTAACAAAAGAAAACTGGAACAAAGCAAACAGGCTTTTACTCAAAAAAACGTTAAGTGAATTTGCGCACGAATTATTGATTGTTCCAGTTTCAAATGGCACTAATTTCTATACTATTTCTTCTCCTGATAAAACAGCTGAATATAGTTTTGAAGCTTCTGTTTTATCCTTAAATCATTGGTCTATTGCAGTTGAATCGATCAAAAAAACAAAAAACGAAATAGATTCGCCTTTGCTTTTATTAGAATTTATAATAGAATTCAAAGACGTTTTAGGCATCGGCGAAAGCCTGTTACCAACGTATTTAGAAGAAATTACAAGCACTTTATACAGCACCGCATATAAAATTGCAAACGAAAAATACAATTCAAAAGATTTACTTGAATTGGATTATCAAATCATTGAACACGCAATGACAGAAGGACATCCGTGTTTTGTAGCAAACAGCGGTAAAAACGGTTTTAATATTGATGATTTTGCCGCTTTTTCTCCAGAAGCCAATGCGCCCGTACAATTATTGTGGCTCGCCGGACATAGGAGCAAAACTACTTTTACGGCGATAGAAGCTTTAGATTATAAAAAAGTATTGCAGCAGGAGTTGGATTCTGAAACCATTTTAAGTTTCAAAAACATATTAAAATCGCAGGGATTTGATGTTGATGATTATTATTTTTTTCCCGTGCATCCATGGCAATGGTTCAATAAACTGGCATTGATTTTTGCGCCGGATATTGCCGAAGGACATTTGATTTGTCTGGGTTATGGTGAAGACGAATATTCCGCACAACAATCTATTCGTACGTTTTTTAATATTTCTTCGCCGGAGAAATTTTATGCAAAAACGGCACTTTCTGTTATCAATATGGGTTTCATGCGCGGACTTTCTCCATATTACATGGAAAGTACGCCCGCAATAACGGAATGGGTTGCAAATCTGGTAGAAAATGATGTGTATTTACAGCAAAAAGGCTTTACATTATTAGGAGAAGTTGCCACTCTTGGCTATCGCAATTTTTTATACGAGCCTTTAGGACGAAGTATTCCGCATAATAAAATGCTTGCCACATTATGGCGCGAAAGTCCGATCCCGAAATTGTCTAAAAATCAAAAGATTATGACAATGGCTGCTTTGTTACATGTGGATCAGTCCGGAAGTTCTTTTGTTCGTGAATTGATAAAAAAATCGGGAATTAGCGCCAAATTGTGGATTAAAAGTTACCTCAACGCTTATCTTTCGTCCTTATTACATTGTTTTTATGAGCACGAAATGGTTTTTATGCCTCATGGCGAAAACCTGATTTTAGTTTTAGAAAATCACGTTCCCGTAAAAGCCATTATGAAAGATATTACCGAAGAAGTTATGGTTTTTAATGCTGCAATTCCGCTGCCGGAAAAAGTAAAACGTATTCATATTGATATGAAAGAATCGTTGAAAATCCTGTGCATTTTTAATGACGTTTTTCAATTCTATTTCCGTTTTCTTTCTGCAATTTTATCAGAATCAAAAACACTTTCTGAAGAAGATTTCTGGTCAGAAGTTGCCGATTGTATCGCACAATATCAGGAAGATCAGCCACATTTAAAAGAACAATTCAAAAAATACAATTTATTTGCTCCCAATTTTGACTCGTGTTGCCTGAATCGTTTGCAATTGCGAAATAACAAGCAAATGTTAGATTTAGCAGATCCTATTGATAGTCTTCAGTTTGTTGGGAAACTAACGAATCCTGTTGCAGCGTTTATTCCTGTTATTTAAATAATCTCACAACCTTCATTTTGACGGAGGAGAAATGGCACGCGTATCTCTACAAAGATTGGCGGTTATCTTTACGGAGTTTCTGGTGTGATCCTTCCTTCGTCAGGATGACAAGATTGTGTCCTTGTGGCAACAAAAAAAACATTCCTTATGTTTAATTATTTTAAGTATAATTACCTGAAAAACAGTAAATTGTAAGAAGATTACTATTTGGAAAAGATAATATTATATTTGGTTTTAAACTTTTTTAAAAATTGGCTGTTCTTTCCATTTCGGAGGAAATCCCATTTTATAAATTGGAGTATTAGGAAATTGATTTAATAAATCAAATAATTCTTGTTTTAAATTATTTCCAGGACTAATTATATCATTAATATAGATAATGGCTGACATAATTGGAAACACTTTTTTTCGTCTTTCAGTGTCAGGAAAGTAATTCAATAGAGGGAAACGTGTATTTGACGGCCAACTGTATGCATTAATCATTACCCTATTCCATAATCGGCTATGATGTGCAATCATATTTCTTATAAAGGTTATTGTTCGCAACCAGCTAGAGAAATCTTTTGAACTATTTAAGCCAAATTCATTTGCTATTTTTGATTTTTCAGCTAGTTGAGGCTTTAAATTACTGTATAATTTAGATAAAGTATTTAAGGTTACAACTTCCAAAGCTTTCCAGCTCTCAGGTTGTTCATTAGGATGATTAACCGCATGTTTTACTATAAATTCTTCACTGCTATCATTTATGTTTTCTAATATTTTATCCAAAAGCTCATCAAAATGCAGTTTTGAATGAAAATGATTTTCATTCAAATACCATTCTGCTCCGTAAGCTAATGACATATGGTAAATAAGCTTTGTTCTCAAAGCAATTTCAATTCTTTCTATAGCATTAAATAAAAATTATACGAAAGTGACGATCAAAATTATAAAGATCTATAACGTCTTCAAAAAATACATTTTCCTGAAAAAGGTGATCATCGTAATCTTCTTGCATTTCCCACCAATATCCTTTCAAACGATAATAGCTTATATTTGCCAAAAAATGAGTTGCTTTTGAAATATCATGAAATTTCATTTCACGGCTTTCTAGCAATTTTATCTGATCTTGTATAGATTTCGGTATTTTAGACAATACTTATTATGAGTTTATTAGTGAAGAAAACGGGAATAGATTAAATAAAAAGACCCGCAAGCTGTTCTCATGGGAAGCTGTACGGGTACTGTTAATGCAAAGATACAATTTTAAACAATATTTACAATGCCTAATTGTATTTTTATGAGTTTCACCAAAGTTTAACCTTTGTAGTTATTTTCTATAATATCTTTTACACTTTTTATAAAGGTTTCAGTGTCTTTAACTTCTTGTTTAATATATAAATCGTATTCAGATAATTTATATTGTTCGATCATATCTTTTTTCAAAAATTTTATCATTGATTCAAGACTTCGGGTGTCATTTTCGTGATTTTTTTTCAGTTCACGTTGTTTGCTTTCCAGATAATTTAATGTCTTTTTTAATCTTTGAAGGTGTAATTTGTCCACGTTTATGATCTTCTTAAAATTGAATAAAAAATAGACGATAATTCAGGAATAAGATAAAATTCAATGTGTTTCCAAAAAACGCAATAATGAATTGAACTTTATCTCGTTATTGAACTTATCTCATTCAGAAATATCGTCTTACCTCTACATACGTTTAAATTGAAAAATTGGTTTTAATATTATTTAATAATTCTCAAATTTT
It contains:
- a CDS encoding pyridoxal phosphate-dependent decarboxylase family protein, coding for MEAQKVIALQQEIAIDNVHDKHVFSNNNKSIGIYRKSMKKAIKAIGNHLKERNTPFTGTSISIIKKKIDNIDIEENIKGKSLDYVLDELKDIYLDDCIHFHNPKYIAHLNCPILTPALVAEAFISSLNSSMDTWDQSTGATFIELKLVDWTLEKLGYPKNADGIFTSGGTQSNMMGLLLARDHYIKKHYGIDPKMDGLPPEASKFRVLCSEVSHFSLKKNLSLLGLGQNAVIPVAVDPDFKMNTNALKKVIQQQKDLGNIPIAVVGTAGTTDFGSIDPLAEIAAVANENDLWFHVDAAYGGGLLISDIHRYKLDGIELSDSATIDYHKTFYQPVSSSGFFMRDKSFVDYIKYHADYLNSKEQEDEGIPNMVKKSIQTTRRFDALKLWFTLRMIGTKGLGSYMEKAIENAQFTANLLRHRDDFEIIHKPEISAVVFRYTPFNGTDSSYCAVNSYIRKAIFNEGKAIITSTKVYNEVFLKFTLLNPLTTPQDIEEVIDLIVHHGNEYSLKN
- a CDS encoding lysine N(6)-hydroxylase/L-ornithine N(5)-oxygenase family protein; this translates as MTNKTYDFIAVGVGPFNLSLACLTAPIENLDGLFFDKNESFNWHPGMLLQDTTLQIPFMADLVTLADPTSPFSFLNYIKQQGKMYSFYIRENFLLLRNEYNQYCQWAIKKLPNVFFNTEVTAIEYDENQELYIVKTVAVKTNVATIYKTKKIVLGTGTAPHIPKSCQNLKGKAIHSSAYIQNKAELQKQKSITVLGSGQSAAEVFNDLLQEIDVYGYQLNWITRSSRFFPMDYSKLTLEMTSPEYVDYFYNLPSDKRDHLLKNQKLLYKGINKDLIATIFDTIYNKKVITEIDVNLRTNAACTKASFDENNKSFELELHQVEQDKRYRHKTDALVLATGYGYKLPQFLEGIANRIQWDEKGRFAANRNYSIDNNGNEVFVQNAELHTHGFVTPDLGMACYRNSYIIKEITGVEHYAVETKIAFQEFGVPASEVIENSVFETIA
- a CDS encoding DUF1624 domain-containing protein, which translates into the protein METIQKKKRVLAIDFARGSSVILMMMVHTMLIYGTIATQTNTVLGEIILWLGRGTTMFLVSMGISFVLSRRQSFLAVCKRALYILAIGYGMNILKFLVPEFIFGGLPKAFISAYGLQSGTLQTGIFFLLLGDILQLAGITLFIMGLINHFSKSKYVPLIVALLIISVSKELSGFRVGITGLDYICDLFFSNQFNVYFPVFPWSAFILIGMFMGRWYKELNENQELFFKRMLFVGLGFIAVGGILNFSNPEYHFGDYYHLGPGGSILLLGTNLVLYWFVNIIVHLFKENNSVFNLLTFCSKHVTSLYVIQWVLINWGMYVFGFWQHDQWVVLGLFPVVIATSLSIQIAYNEIKIFLGSGSTSIRPNRFLKPVRSVLNNKN
- a CDS encoding GNAT family N-acetyltransferase: MSTYKPIYSTTIPDFGTIDFRPLQLETDAEIIYDWVNRDYAQYWGMQGKTLEEVRLEYEKITKESDVFIGLVNGEISFLLERYNPKQDIIRNYYAVQEYDCGIHIIVAPSTKPVHQFTWHIFSSIMKFVFRDLTIQRIVVEPDIRNKKMFDICHRVGFEDAHVVNLPHKTALLAFCTREQFIKKIDSFNLNYTEMNTENQLEFPEKAITHIQPEVWEKANRLLVKKAICEFSHELLIEPILESGVQNSNKYTLFSDDKSVKYTFKAQQLAMNHLNIEVNSISKYINDEEIALDAVDFIQEFKTSLGISEQLLPSYIEEIISTLYGSCYKLLKENSTSKSLANSDFQTIEQAMMEGHPGFVANNGRIGYNSMDYKAYAPEAGNPFKILWLAGHRDRTVYAGTKKLDYDTLIQQELGSETISKFNATIKERGQNPADYFFIPVHPWQWFNKLANLFSPEIAKGKLICVGYGPDLYQAQQSIRTLFNLSNPKKFYTKTSLSILNMGFMRGLPVFYLGTAPEMAEWLDQLLSGDAYLQKAGFGMLGEVASVSYINPYFESFGKHNPYNKMIASLWRESPVAKLKNDEQLMTMAAFLHLDKDGNSLLSEIIKASGLSIDSWLSEYFKVYLSPLLHCFYQYDLVFMPHGENLILGLENHVPVRSFMKDITEEAVILNPDVEIPKNIDRIYAEVPEDVKLLSIFIDVFDGFFRFMSAILVASDNYSEDRYWELVAECISDYQEQNPHLEAKFEKYDLFANEFQLSCLNRLQLNNNKTMIDLDDPVALLQFQGKLQNPIAPYKKIIA
- a CDS encoding GNAT family N-acetyltransferase; this translates as MNSIITHPENDVSTAVVFVKTIPGLGVFELRSIDMETDIKLIHNWVNRDYAVYWEMNGFSEEEVKNTYYNILEKAQVYMGVFNGKVAFLLECYDPQNDLVGKYYESQKGDKGMHILVAPSEKPIPNFTWTIFTVILDFIFSDSKNKRIVVEPDARNHKIHLLNKRAGFVFQHVLDLPHKKAHLEFCTREDYYKALQSV
- a CDS encoding IucA/IucC family protein; the protein is MEKPTQNIQHLTKENWNKANRLLLKKTLSEFAHELLIVPVSNGTNFYTISSPDKTAEYSFEASVLSLNHWSIAVESIKKTKNEIDSPLLLLEFIIEFKDVLGIGESLLPTYLEEITSTLYSTAYKIANEKYNSKDLLELDYQIIEHAMTEGHPCFVANSGKNGFNIDDFAAFSPEANAPVQLLWLAGHRSKTTFTAIEALDYKKVLQQELDSETILSFKNILKSQGFDVDDYYFFPVHPWQWFNKLALIFAPDIAEGHLICLGYGEDEYSAQQSIRTFFNISSPEKFYAKTALSVINMGFMRGLSPYYMESTPAITEWVANLVENDVYLQQKGFTLLGEVATLGYRNFLYEPLGRSIPHNKMLATLWRESPIPKLSKNQKIMTMAALLHVDQSGSSFVRELIKKSGISAKLWIKSYLNAYLSSLLHCFYEHEMVFMPHGENLILVLENHVPVKAIMKDITEEVMVFNAAIPLPEKVKRIHIDMKESLKILCIFNDVFQFYFRFLSAILSESKTLSEEDFWSEVADCIAQYQEDQPHLKEQFKKYNLFAPNFDSCCLNRLQLRNNKQMLDLADPIDSLQFVGKLTNPVAAFIPVI
- a CDS encoding Abi family protein, which encodes MSLAYGAEWYLNENHFHSKLHFDELLDKILENINDSSEEFIVKHAVNHPNEQPESWKALEVVTLNTLSKLYSNLKPQLAEKSKIANEFGLNSSKDFSSWLRTITFIRNMIAHHSRLWNRVMINAYSWPSNTRFPLLNYFPDTERRKKVFPIMSAIIYINDIISPGNNLKQELFDLLNQFPNTPIYKMGFPPKWKEQPIFKKV
- a CDS encoding Abi family protein, which gives rise to MKFHDISKATHFLANISYYRLKGYWWEMQEDYDDHLFQENVFFEDVIDLYNFDRHFRIIFI